A region of the Tissierellales bacterium genome:
GATGTGGAAGTTACAACTTATAGAAGTGAAGGAGACTATGTAGATGGAAGAAGACCAGAATGGATTAAATTTTTGTCTTCAATAGAAAAAGATTTATCTAGACGAGATTTTACAATAAATGCAATAGCTTATAACAATAGAACTGGTTTTATAGATCCTTTTAATGGAATTGAAGACTTAAAAAATAAAAGATTGATCACTGTTGGTAATCCTGTAGATAGGTTTTCTGAGGACTATTTAAGAATCATGCGAGTAGTACGTTTTGCCTGTAAATTAAATTTTGGTATAGAAGATAAAACTTATACTGCAGGTAAAAAATTAAGCAAGAATATTTCAAAGGTTAGCGTTGAAAGAATTAGACAAGAATTTTTTAAAATATTACTGTGTGAAAAACCTTCTATAGGAATTAAATTAATGGAAGAACTTGAATTATTAGAATTTATTTTACCAGAACTAATTCCAACTATTGGATTTGAACAACATAATCCCCATCATGATAAAGATGTATATAATCACATTTTATGTGTTGTTGATTATTCACCTTCTATATTATCGGTAAGATTGGCAGCATTACTTCATGATATTGGCAAACCTTTAACCTTTACATTAGATGATGATGGAATAGGACATTTTTATGGGCATGATAGATTAAGTGTTGAAATTGGAGAGAAAGTATTAAAAAGATTTAAATGCTCTAATGCTTTCACTGAAGAGGTTTTAATACTGGTAAAGGAGCATATGAATAAATATGGTAATTTCTCAGATAAAGGAGTAAAACGATTAATTAAAAGGGTAGGAGAGAAAAATATTTTCAAT
Encoded here:
- a CDS encoding HD domain-containing protein: MVINIPLYVEFVLNRLEENGYEAFIVGGCVRDALLGEEPNDFDVTTNALPEEIEKVFRDKTTINVGKQFGTIVVHLNEGDVEVTTYRSEGDYVDGRRPEWIKFLSSIEKDLSRRDFTINAIAYNNRTGFIDPFNGIEDLKNKRLITVGNPVDRFSEDYLRIMRVVRFACKLNFGIEDKTYTAGKKLSKNISKVSVERIRQEFFKILLCEKPSIGIKLMEELELLEFILPELIPTIGFEQHNPHHDKDVYNHILCVVDYSPSILSVRLAALLHDIGKPLTFTLDDDGIGHFYGHDRLSVEIGEKVLKRFKCSNAFTEEVLILVKEHMNKYGNFSDKGVKRLIKRVGEKNIFNLFDLQKADRKCSSSEASIENILELEGRVKKALEENEAFDIKHLKIDGNDIINLGYSEGKIIGDILGFLLDIVIEDPSKNSKKVLEEIVLMEYPFLE